The genomic DNA GGGCGCTGGCAGCGATCTTGCGGCGCATCTCGTCGGACTGAGTACGGAACCAGATCGCGTAGTCCTTGGGATTGGCGTACTGCCAAGGTCGCAATTTGGTGTCTGTGAGCAGGATTGAGTTCTTTGAGCGCTGGAAGTCGGTGTCGACGACGGCCGGCAGTACGTCGAGGTGGAAGCCTTCGCCTGAGTATGACAGTGTCCAGCAGCGGCGTTTCTCGCAGAAATTCTCGGGTGCGTCGGCGGCACCGGCCTTGTGGTCGTAGTACGCCTGGAGGAGGTCGCCCACCCGTTCCTTGAGTTCTGCTTGGGTGGTGTCTTCTTTGGAGGTGCTTTCGCGAAACACCAGATCGATGTCGTATTCGGCATCGCGGGGAGGCTGAATGGCGGTGCCGAGCAAGAAACTCCCTTGCGGATAGATCGCGCAGCTGTGGTCGCCGTTGGCGGCGAGGAACTCACCGACATCCCGATACCGGGCAATCACCACATCGCGCAGGTGAGGGGGAATGTCTAAGAGGTCGGCAGATCCGGACAGGAGAGCTGACAGGGGGTTGATAGCGCCAGTCACGATGTGGTCCTTACTGATTCGGATGGTCCGTCGATGTGGTGAATTGGTAAGTGTGATTTCCAGTTGCGCGGTCAAAAATGTGCAGCGCAGGGTGGGCTGCGCGCATCAGGTGACGGCCCATGCTCACTGCCGCGACCGCGGGGACCGCGGGGAATGTGCGAATGGAACTGATGTTTTGATGATTGGCCTCGACGTGTGCGAGTAAGGCTCGCCAGGCGCGGCTGAACGCCTCTAGCGACGGCTGGGTCTGGATGATGCCGGGTGCGGGGAGTGCCTCAATCGGTGAGAGCTCGTAGATGGTGAAGGTGTGGTCGATTTCAGGCGGAAGTCGGGTGAGATCTACTGATCCGGACACCGATACGAGCAGGGCGACGTTGCTGTGGTTGGTTCCCTGCCGAAGTTGGGTGAAGCTGAATCCGACGTCGGGTCCGTCGGGGGTCCAACCCCAGCCCTCATCGCCGTCGCGTTGTTTCGGGTACAGGTCGGTGGGTACTGTGTCGTCCAGCATCGTTCCCAGCAGGATCAGAACTGGAATTCGGGCCAGCGGAAATACCGACACGTGAGTGACGGAACCTTTGGCGACCAAGGTGCGCAGGCGCCCGAGTCGCTCCTGCAGGTGGGCTCGTGCCGATGCCCAGTAAAGCGGGGTGCCTTCCTGTTCACCCGGTACTGCGCGGAGGTCGACTTCGTAGTCGTCAAGCCCACTTAAAGTCCAGTCCGGGAACCGTTCTCGGGTGAACAGCGCGCCACGCACCCGGGCTTGCGTCAAATCGACGGGCTGGTCATGGATGCTGCCTACGACTCTCAAGACCGTCGTTGAGCGCTCGCGCCCCATCGCGGTAAGCGCTCGGATCCGGCCTTCATGATCGCGCTTCATCGCGCGCAGCGTGTTCTGGTCGTACTTGTCCCACAACGACTTGTCGTCGACGACCTTGTGCTGGTCGTAGCACAGCAACATGATGTTGTCGGCCTCGTTGCGCAACGCAGGATCGAGGTCTGCCGATCCTCGCGGTGAGCCCGGTGCGGTAGACCATCCGACGATGTGCGCCAGCTGACCGACCATCACATCATCACCAGTCGTTTCGTCGCTGGCGAGGTACTTGTTGCAGATGGTGCATCGGCCGCCAGCAGCGATCCACACGCGTCGCGCCGTGCGTTCTGTCACGGTTCGTGTCTCCCCATTCGGGCCCAAAACCTTGTTAGAGGCGATCGCGTCGTCGACCCGCTGCACCGTCGATGTCGGTCCCACCGCGATCAGCCCTTCTCAGTGACTGTGGTCTTGGGATGCTTGGCGGCATCCTCGGCGGTGACGTATCGCCCGTCAACGGCACTGCGATGGCGGATGCCCGAGCCACCGTTCGATGCCGACGATTCGTGGATCGATGTGTTTGGGTGTCGGGCGGCTGCGGCCTTGCCGATGTAGCGGCCGGAAATTGCACTGCGGTAGGGCATGGGAGTCTCCCCAGTGTGGATCGGAGGGTCTCTTGTGGACCCTGTCACCTGGGTGTGACGTCACATCTGCGACGTTGTCCGGTCGCCGGGCATTTGGCCTGTTCAGGCGCTACAGTCGCGGCATACAGCGCTGCCTTCAGCGAAGCGCGCGGGGTGAAGTACACAGAAGCACTCCGTGCACGTTTTGTCCTTGGCGGCTCGGGCGACGTCGCAGCCACAATGACCGTGGGTGCACCGAGGTTCTCTGCATCGGGGACAACGCTCACCGATGGTGAAAGAGTCCGCGCACGTTTCGCATGTCCACCATCCTGCTGGCCCCTTGGACCGTAAACGGCCGAGGCAGCGCGAGCGGCTTCCATGCTGCGTGATCGGTGACAAGAACAGCAACCAGATAGCGCTCGTCGAACCATCGAGCCTGGCCGTAGAGCGATTCGCTGGTTGCGCCGTTGCGATAGCGGATGAACGTCTCGTCGCGGCTAGCTCCAACACCAGGGTTTCGCAGGGCGGCCTCGATGAGCGGAGTTGCGGACTGATCGGACTTCTTGGCTGGGGGAATGAAGCTCCTAGCTGCCGCGAACAGCACCACACCCGAGTTGTCGAGGAGGACAACGATGCCGGAGCCTATTAGATGCCGGGCAGCCCACACGCAGCACGCTTCGCGCGAAGCCGATGAGTGCAGGTTGTACAGATCGGCGACATCTTGGGCCGTGGGCCCGCGTGGACTGATTTGGTTGGCTAACTCGTCGT from Mycobacterium sp. DL440 includes the following:
- a CDS encoding nucleotidyltransferase, whose amino-acid sequence is MTAQLEITLTNSPHRRTIRISKDHIVTGAINPLSALLSGSADLLDIPPHLRDVVIARYRDVGEFLAANGDHSCAIYPQGSFLLGTAIQPPRDAEYDIDLVFRESTSKEDTTQAELKERVGDLLQAYYDHKAGAADAPENFCEKRRCWTLSYSGEGFHLDVLPAVVDTDFQRSKNSILLTDTKLRPWQYANPKDYAIWFRTQSDEMRRKIAASARANNVDDVPNWAVRSTLQRLVQVLKWHCYLDFIDDVDNRPPSILITTLAAHAYRGQDDLGQAILEVLEGMPDYISKIGGRWQVLNPAQTKENFADKWNEPDTAHRRHEFNRWLEKIQDDLHSAYDAQGLGIDVLVNRLGTTLDRGILAKSAANWARTTIDHRAAGRLAVAPGVGALTIGSGRPSPAHQFYGRAPR
- a CDS encoding ImmA/IrrE family metallo-endopeptidase, whose protein sequence is MRGMYTTEAQRQAELMKAAVERDHPGSLLRLRHDPIGELQLWRDLSISMVQETSTDVGCSVAGSYHPSPPTLVVTRSLSTARRRFTVLHELGHHLQQTDIDLGNVMFNFSDPDVFEEQACDAFAAAVLLPDDELANQISPRGPTAQDVADLYNLHSSASREACCVWAARHLIGSGIVVLLDNSGVVLFAAARSFIPPAKKSDQSATPLIEAALRNPGVGASRDETFIRYRNGATSESLYGQARWFDERYLVAVLVTDHAAWKPLALPRPFTVQGASRMVDMRNVRGLFHHR
- a CDS encoding SAVED domain-containing protein; translation: MTERTARRVWIAAGGRCTICNKYLASDETTGDDVMVGQLAHIVGWSTAPGSPRGSADLDPALRNEADNIMLLCYDQHKVVDDKSLWDKYDQNTLRAMKRDHEGRIRALTAMGRERSTTVLRVVGSIHDQPVDLTQARVRGALFTRERFPDWTLSGLDDYEVDLRAVPGEQEGTPLYWASARAHLQERLGRLRTLVAKGSVTHVSVFPLARIPVLILLGTMLDDTVPTDLYPKQRDGDEGWGWTPDGPDVGFSFTQLRQGTNHSNVALLVSVSGSVDLTRLPPEIDHTFTIYELSPIEALPAPGIIQTQPSLEAFSRAWRALLAHVEANHQNISSIRTFPAVPAVAAVSMGRHLMRAAHPALHIFDRATGNHTYQFTTSTDHPNQ